Proteins from a genomic interval of Undibacterium parvum:
- a CDS encoding IclR family transcriptional regulator: protein MFTTDKPLAAHASEIPTSERVLQVLACIARHGRAMSAKDLATQTQLPLSTIYRHLTPLKKWGWVQEHAHSGAYEPGPLAVQLAWGFDQHSYLMEKAHAEIAQLVAKSGESVGLMVYLNGQVICLAMQDSAQALRCSFAKGRANSSVRGASAKALLAYLPAHLQHSLLAQQSDDSELNTLELMQQLELIRQQRYAVSENEIDQGVWGVSAPVFSEHAKLEASLSLMAPASRAQPRQQELIQMTLAAADRLSQQLSIHE, encoded by the coding sequence ATGTTTACTACCGATAAGCCGCTAGCGGCGCATGCCAGTGAGATCCCCACCAGCGAGCGGGTATTGCAGGTCTTGGCCTGTATCGCGCGCCACGGTCGCGCCATGTCGGCCAAGGATCTGGCGACGCAAACGCAACTGCCTTTGAGCACGATTTACCGTCATCTCACGCCTTTGAAAAAATGGGGGTGGGTGCAAGAGCATGCGCATAGCGGTGCCTATGAACCGGGGCCGTTGGCAGTACAACTGGCGTGGGGCTTTGATCAGCATTCATATCTGATGGAAAAGGCGCATGCCGAGATTGCGCAATTAGTTGCAAAATCGGGCGAGAGTGTCGGTTTGATGGTGTATTTAAATGGCCAGGTAATTTGCCTGGCGATGCAAGATAGTGCGCAGGCACTGCGCTGTTCATTTGCCAAAGGGCGCGCTAATTCCAGCGTGCGCGGTGCCTCAGCCAAGGCCTTACTGGCTTATTTGCCGGCACATTTGCAACACAGCTTACTGGCGCAGCAAAGCGATGATAGCGAACTCAATACACTTGAGCTGATGCAGCAATTAGAGCTGATACGTCAGCAACGTTATGCGGTGAGCGAAAATGAAATTGATCAAGGGGTCTGGGGCGTCAGCGCTCCGGTATTTTCAGAGCATGCCAAACTCGAGGCTAGTCTCTCATTGATGGCTCCTGCCAGTCGCGCCCAGCCGCGCCAACAAGAATTAATCCAGATGACTTTAGCGGCGGCCGATAGGCTCAGCCAACAACTTAGCATTCACGAATAG
- the hutG gene encoding N-formylglutamate deformylase: MSQAFHFHTGHIPLLISMPHVGTVIAPEVSAQLLPVAQEKADTDWHLPLLYNMAQELGASVIHADYSRYVIDLNRSSDDSNLYPGQDTTGLCPLDTFAKQPLYPAGQTPDAAEVQRRITQYWQPYHQQLQSELERLRALHGVAVLWDAHSIASHVPRFFQGQLPDLNFGTADQKSCDISMQQALSATLRASKAPYSHVFNGRFKGGYITRNYGQPERNIHAVQLEMSQCIYMDEAAPYGYRPDLAAQVQPLLRELLATCITWAQQHKGAVV; this comes from the coding sequence ATGTCACAGGCTTTCCATTTTCATACAGGTCATATTCCTTTACTCATCTCCATGCCGCACGTAGGCACAGTTATCGCGCCGGAAGTGAGTGCTCAGTTACTGCCCGTGGCTCAGGAAAAAGCCGATACCGACTGGCATCTGCCGCTGCTCTACAATATGGCGCAAGAACTGGGTGCCTCGGTAATTCACGCCGATTATTCGCGCTACGTGATCGATCTGAATCGCTCTTCCGACGACAGTAATCTCTACCCGGGGCAAGACACGACCGGCCTGTGCCCGCTCGACACCTTTGCTAAACAGCCCTTATACCCGGCTGGACAAACCCCAGATGCGGCCGAGGTGCAGCGCCGCATCACGCAGTACTGGCAACCGTATCACCAGCAATTGCAAAGTGAGCTGGAACGCCTGCGCGCATTGCATGGGGTTGCCGTGTTGTGGGATGCGCATTCGATCGCATCCCACGTACCGCGATTTTTTCAGGGCCAATTGCCGGATCTTAATTTCGGCACCGCCGACCAGAAATCCTGCGATATCAGCATGCAGCAAGCCTTGTCCGCAACTCTGAGAGCGAGCAAGGCCCCATACAGCCACGTGTTTAACGGCCGCTTCAAAGGTGGCTATATCACGCGCAACTACGGTCAGCCCGAGCGCAATATCCATGCGGTGCAACTGGAAATGAGCCAATGCATTTACATGGATGAAGCCGCACCTTACGGCTACCGTCCCGATCTGGCAGCGCAAGTGCAGCCGCTGCTGCGCGAACTCTTGGCCACCTGCATCACCTGGGCGCAGCAACACAAGGGAGCGGTAGTATGA
- a CDS encoding formimidoylglutamate deiminase: protein MTPHNSLFAKNALLPDGWAKNVRLNWDASGDLTVVQADAIPQTHEMQHEFVLPGMINLHSHAFQRAMAGMSEIAGDGPDSFWTWRDLMYRYALHITPPQMQAIAAQLYSECLRHGYTSVCEFHYLHRAPDGSFYPDMAETARQVIAAASHTGIGMSMLPVLYSHADFKDQPLRVDQRRFSTDVAQILQLLQQLESSRSGQLEVGVAPHSLRAANLAQIRELVAALPAGRPIHIHIAEQQREVDACLAATGKRPVELLLETGLVDSRWCLVHATHLTKNEVSGIAASGAVAGICTTTEGNLGDGFFDLPAYIAEHGRFGIGSDSHVSQSPIEELRWLEYGQRLRLQGRNIAQISGQRRVGDFLWQACLQGGAQASGRRVGQLANGKRADFLILDDTHPNLQDLAAAELLNSWIFSGNDNLVRAVFVGGKQVVQGGRHVDQERIQSAYVSCMRELRKL, encoded by the coding sequence ATGACTCCGCACAATAGCCTGTTTGCAAAAAATGCCTTGTTGCCAGACGGCTGGGCCAAGAATGTGCGCCTCAACTGGGATGCCAGCGGTGATTTGACTGTGGTGCAGGCGGACGCGATCCCGCAAACGCATGAGATGCAGCACGAATTTGTCTTGCCCGGCATGATCAATCTGCACTCGCATGCCTTCCAGCGCGCGATGGCGGGCATGAGCGAAATCGCAGGGGATGGCCCTGATAGTTTCTGGACCTGGCGCGACCTGATGTATCGCTATGCCCTCCACATTACGCCGCCGCAAATGCAGGCCATCGCGGCCCAGTTGTATTCAGAATGTCTGCGTCACGGCTATACCTCGGTCTGCGAATTTCATTACTTGCACCGCGCACCGGACGGCAGTTTTTATCCGGATATGGCCGAGACCGCCAGGCAGGTGATTGCTGCCGCCAGCCATACCGGAATAGGCATGAGTATGTTGCCGGTCTTGTACAGCCATGCCGATTTCAAGGATCAGCCGCTACGTGTCGACCAAAGGCGCTTTAGCACCGATGTCGCGCAAATTTTGCAGTTGCTGCAGCAATTAGAAAGTAGCCGCAGCGGCCAGCTTGAAGTCGGGGTCGCGCCGCATTCGCTGCGTGCCGCCAATCTTGCCCAGATCCGTGAACTGGTGGCAGCTTTGCCGGCCGGACGTCCTATCCATATCCACATCGCCGAGCAGCAAAGAGAAGTCGATGCCTGCCTGGCCGCCACTGGCAAACGGCCAGTCGAACTGCTGCTCGAAACCGGCCTGGTCGATAGCCGCTGGTGCCTGGTGCATGCCACCCACCTGACAAAAAATGAAGTGTCAGGGATCGCCGCCAGTGGTGCGGTGGCCGGCATCTGCACCACGACTGAAGGCAATCTCGGCGACGGATTTTTTGATCTGCCAGCCTACATCGCTGAGCATGGCCGTTTCGGCATAGGCAGCGACAGCCACGTCTCACAAAGCCCGATAGAAGAATTACGCTGGCTGGAATACGGCCAGCGCCTGCGCCTGCAGGGCCGCAATATCGCACAAATTTCCGGGCAAAGGCGGGTCGGGGATTTTCTCTGGCAAGCCTGTTTGCAGGGCGGTGCGCAAGCCAGTGGCCGGCGTGTCGGGCAATTGGCCAACGGTAAACGTGCCGACTTTTTAATCCTGGACGACACCCATCCTAATCTGCAGGATCTGGCTGCTGCTGAGCTACTCAATAGCTGGATATTTTCCGGTAACGACAATCTGGTACGCGCCGTGTTTGTCGGCGGTAAGCAAGTGGTACAGGGCGGCCGCCACGTAGATCAAGAGCGCATACAAAGCGCCTATGTCAGCTGCATGCGGGAATTACGCAAGCTATAA
- a CDS encoding GNAT family N-acetyltransferase — protein MKNPILLDLPATLETARLLLRTPQAGDGAIFLAALSASLPELRRHLGFLPWVKPDPTAESAELYCRTTYIDYLQRKNLVYFIFEKSSGQLLGAAGLYRIDWTLPKAEVGYWSNSATTGQGFISEAVLKLIDFAFQELDMRRLELVSDEDNLPSRHLAERCQFELEGILRKDRKAEDGSLGSTCIYARLAL, from the coding sequence ATGAAAAATCCTATCCTGCTCGATCTGCCCGCCACACTAGAGACAGCGCGCTTACTGCTGCGCACGCCACAGGCTGGCGATGGCGCTATTTTCTTAGCTGCTCTAAGCGCCTCGTTGCCAGAGTTACGTCGCCATCTGGGGTTTTTGCCTTGGGTAAAACCTGATCCTACGGCAGAATCGGCCGAGCTGTACTGCCGCACGACTTACATCGATTACCTACAACGCAAAAATCTGGTGTACTTTATTTTTGAGAAATCCAGCGGCCAGTTGTTAGGTGCGGCAGGACTGTATCGCATAGACTGGACGCTACCCAAAGCGGAAGTCGGCTACTGGAGCAATAGCGCCACCACCGGCCAGGGTTTTATCAGCGAAGCGGTACTGAAATTAATCGATTTCGCCTTTCAGGAACTGGACATGCGCAGACTAGAACTGGTCAGCGATGAAGATAATTTACCCTCGCGCCACCTGGCCGAGCGTTGCCAGTTCGAACTGGAAGGCATACTGCGCAAGGACCGTAAGGCGGAAGATGGAAGCTTAGGCAGCACTTGTATTTATGCGCGGCTGGCACTCTAA
- a CDS encoding LysR family transcriptional regulator — translation MNLEANDLLLFARVVDEGSFSRAAERLGLPKSTLSRRISGLEAQLGERLLLRTTRKLSVTDFGQAVLLHAHQLTAEVESTIALAQHRQLEPSGRLRVSMPNDFANEVLGQMLADFILKYPAISLELDLSARRVDLIAENFDVAIRMGSLPDDATLAARRLAVFSTGLFAAPGYLSKRGMPYEPEALMEHDSLRILTRSGEPALWNLSRTPDGANAAEQSWQGSPPVRACVNSPDTLIHMARRGLGIVMTAEHFVAKYVAAGELQQVLGDWNMPSTSAWAVFPGRRLMPARTRVFLDALQEEFSEPRCQKIVAELAQKKIKK, via the coding sequence ATGAACCTCGAAGCCAATGATCTACTGCTGTTTGCCCGCGTCGTCGATGAAGGCAGTTTCAGTCGCGCTGCCGAGCGCCTGGGCTTACCCAAATCGACCTTATCGCGCCGCATCAGCGGGCTAGAGGCACAACTCGGCGAACGCCTGTTATTGCGTACTACCCGCAAACTCAGCGTCACCGATTTTGGTCAGGCGGTGCTCTTGCATGCACATCAACTCACCGCTGAAGTTGAATCCACCATCGCCTTGGCGCAGCACCGTCAACTAGAACCTAGCGGACGCTTGCGGGTCTCAATGCCGAATGATTTTGCCAATGAAGTTTTGGGACAAATGCTGGCCGATTTTATCCTTAAATATCCCGCCATTTCTCTCGAGTTAGATCTATCCGCCAGACGGGTCGATCTGATCGCAGAAAACTTTGATGTGGCAATACGCATGGGCAGTTTGCCGGACGATGCCACACTGGCGGCGCGCCGTCTGGCGGTGTTTTCTACCGGCCTGTTTGCCGCCCCTGGCTACCTGAGTAAACGTGGCATGCCGTATGAACCAGAAGCACTCATGGAGCACGATAGCCTGCGCATACTCACGCGCAGCGGTGAGCCAGCCTTATGGAATCTCAGCCGCACGCCAGATGGTGCAAACGCAGCTGAGCAAAGTTGGCAAGGCTCGCCACCGGTACGCGCCTGCGTCAACTCGCCCGATACGCTGATCCATATGGCGCGCCGTGGCTTGGGCATCGTCATGACGGCAGAACACTTTGTTGCCAAATATGTCGCCGCTGGCGAGTTGCAACAAGTGCTGGGCGACTGGAATATGCCCAGTACCAGCGCCTGGGCGGTGTTCCCCGGACGGCGCTTGATGCCAGCGCGTACCCGCGTGTTTCTGGATGCCTTGCAAGAAGAATTTTCAGAACCACGCTGCCAAAAAATTGTCGCTGAATTAGCTCAGAAAAAAATCAAAAAATGA
- a CDS encoding FMN-dependent NADH-azoreductase yields MNILQINSSVRADASHSSRLANEVVQRLLAANPEASLNLRDLGRTPQPMLDEAALQALFTPAEQRNAAQAARVALDDALIAEIQAADTLVLAAPMYNFAVPVQLKNWIDAISRAQVTFRYTANGPEGLLTGKKAYVVLTRGGVHRNMPSDTQTPYLKTFLGFLGISEVEFVYAEGLAMGADAEQSAFAAATQQIQELIAA; encoded by the coding sequence ATGAACATCTTACAAATCAACTCTAGTGTACGTGCCGATGCCTCGCATTCCAGCCGTTTGGCGAATGAAGTAGTACAGCGCTTGCTGGCGGCCAATCCAGAAGCCAGTTTAAATCTGCGCGACTTGGGCCGTACGCCGCAACCTATGCTTGATGAAGCCGCTTTACAGGCGCTGTTTACACCAGCAGAACAACGCAACGCCGCGCAAGCCGCACGCGTCGCTTTGGATGATGCCCTGATCGCCGAAATTCAAGCTGCCGATACCCTGGTGCTGGCTGCGCCCATGTATAACTTTGCGGTGCCGGTACAACTGAAAAATTGGATCGATGCGATCTCGCGTGCCCAGGTCACCTTTCGCTACACTGCCAATGGTCCTGAAGGTTTGCTGACCGGTAAAAAGGCTTATGTGGTTTTGACACGCGGGGGTGTTCATCGCAATATGCCTAGCGACACCCAAACGCCGTATCTGAAAACCTTTCTGGGCTTTTTGGGTATCAGTGAGGTCGAGTTCGTGTATGCCGAAGGTTTGGCGATGGGTGCCGATGCAGAGCAGAGCGCATTCGCCGCCGCCACGCAACAGATACAGGAATTGATAGCGGCTTAA
- a CDS encoding pirin family protein, with protein sequence MKDHLNIQRKAGLIAESVLQPRTVEQLVLGQATSDGDGVKLTRVLTQGLQTRLDPYLMLDAFGADDPQDYIGGFPDHPHRGFETITYMLTGRMRHHDSAGNSGLLQNGGVQWMSAGRGVIHSELPEQEDGRMEGFQLWLNLPAKDKMSAPWYRDIQNEAIPEFVTEAGVTVRVIAGTSHGVAGAMQRETTQPLYLDLHLPDGAEFSHAMAASMNAFLYVYRGAVQIADTLVPQQRMAILRNTPDSDGVKLRASGASRVLLIAGQPLREPIVQYGPFVMNTQAEIMATINDYRAGRLQN encoded by the coding sequence ATGAAAGATCATCTCAACATTCAGCGCAAGGCCGGCCTGATCGCCGAGTCTGTACTACAGCCGCGCACGGTCGAGCAATTGGTGCTAGGCCAGGCCACTTCGGATGGCGACGGTGTCAAGTTGACGCGGGTATTGACACAGGGTTTGCAGACCCGACTCGATCCTTACCTGATGTTAGATGCTTTTGGTGCTGATGATCCGCAAGACTATATCGGCGGCTTTCCTGATCATCCACATCGTGGTTTTGAAACCATCACCTACATGCTGACCGGGCGCATGCGTCATCACGACAGCGCTGGTAATTCAGGCTTATTGCAAAACGGCGGGGTGCAATGGATGAGCGCGGGCCGTGGGGTGATTCATTCTGAATTGCCTGAGCAGGAAGATGGCCGCATGGAAGGCTTCCAGCTGTGGCTCAACCTGCCAGCTAAAGACAAGATGAGTGCGCCCTGGTACCGGGACATACAAAATGAGGCCATTCCTGAATTTGTCACTGAGGCGGGCGTCACCGTTCGTGTGATTGCTGGTACTAGTCACGGTGTGGCCGGTGCTATGCAACGCGAGACCACACAGCCTTTGTATCTGGATCTGCATCTGCCGGACGGTGCCGAATTTTCACACGCTATGGCGGCCAGTATGAATGCCTTTCTCTACGTGTATCGCGGTGCTGTGCAGATTGCGGATACGTTAGTGCCGCAACAGCGCATGGCGATCTTGCGCAATACGCCCGATAGTGACGGCGTCAAACTGCGCGCTAGTGGCGCTAGCCGGGTCTTGCTGATTGCTGGCCAGCCACTGCGCGAGCCTATCGTGCAATACGGTCCGTTTGTGATGAACACCCAGGCCGAGATCATGGCGACAATTAATGATTATCGGGCGGGCAGATTGCAAAACTAA
- a CDS encoding MlaE family ABC transporter permease, translating into MKLASARPVHTRLATACSAYLSSWWSILLFGAMILSLLPTSLNKKNRHACAHHLVDSTVLNLAWFTVLSALISVVLIRIVIVTALSYGLSRFAIEMVVRVLVLELIPLSAALFVALRCSLPDSAELAQMSNQGRFIQMRRLGQDPLQQEFFPRVLAGVFCVWMLGALSCVMTLLLTYFAMYGFTPWGLPAYTRVVGQVFSSAVTVILALKIFFFSLAVAFIPMASAYYEELIDASQRRTYFATGLVAMVRLFAVLLAIEVISLMGNYY; encoded by the coding sequence ATGAAGCTAGCCTCCGCCCGGCCTGTACACACACGCCTCGCCACTGCCTGCTCTGCCTACTTATCGAGTTGGTGGAGCATCTTGCTGTTTGGCGCAATGATTTTAAGCCTGTTGCCAACTAGTCTGAACAAAAAAAATCGACATGCCTGTGCGCACCATCTGGTCGACAGTACTGTGCTGAATCTAGCCTGGTTTACGGTATTGTCGGCGCTCATTAGCGTGGTCTTAATTCGTATCGTGATCGTCACCGCATTAAGTTATGGCCTGTCGCGCTTTGCCATAGAAATGGTGGTGCGGGTGTTGGTGCTAGAACTGATACCGCTGAGCGCCGCCTTGTTTGTGGCCTTGCGTTGCAGCTTACCCGATAGCGCCGAGCTGGCCCAGATGAGTAACCAGGGCCGTTTTATTCAGATGCGAAGGCTAGGGCAAGATCCACTCCAACAAGAATTTTTTCCGCGCGTGCTGGCGGGCGTGTTTTGCGTCTGGATGCTGGGCGCGCTTAGTTGCGTCATGACACTGTTGTTAACCTATTTTGCCATGTATGGTTTTACGCCCTGGGGTTTGCCGGCTTACACGCGGGTGGTCGGCCAGGTCTTTAGCAGCGCCGTGACCGTGATACTGGCACTGAAAATTTTCTTCTTTAGTCTGGCTGTGGCCTTCATCCCTATGGCTTCGGCATATTATGAAGAGCTGATCGATGCCTCGCAAAGACGTACTTATTTTGCGACTGGCCTAGTGGCCATGGTGCGCTTATTTGCAGTGCTGCTGGCAATTGAAGTGATCTCACTGATGGGCAATTATTATTAA
- a CDS encoding MlaD family protein, giving the protein MTDKIISEIGKNEALIEPLSEPKRESSSAPLSKPIAHVEFKAALLLVLMLVLVAATVLYLMYARGAFETSQRLVLLANDAEGVLVGMDVSFSGFPIGRVSRIELNEEGKARVIVAVAQKDAHWLRSSSIFTMERGLVGATRLRAFSGILSDPPLEDGAVRTLLVGDAAAEIPLMMGAIKQLLQNLNQLSATDSALDLSLRNLSSLSGKMAGKDGALAALLGSDENAKKIYLMLDRANKLLASMDTLALKTDSQVFGKNGALPEAQLALAQLTGLLNEARVSLKKVDAVLLEAQAIGANVKVATTDLGPLRAELESNLRKLEQLVNEINRKWPFKREAEIKLP; this is encoded by the coding sequence ATGACCGATAAAATCATCTCTGAAATTGGCAAAAACGAAGCGCTCATTGAACCACTCAGTGAGCCAAAAAGGGAATCAAGCAGTGCCCCGCTGAGCAAACCTATCGCGCACGTAGAATTTAAAGCCGCCTTGTTGCTGGTCTTGATGCTGGTGCTGGTGGCCGCCACTGTGCTTTACCTGATGTATGCGCGCGGCGCTTTTGAGACTAGCCAGCGTTTGGTGTTGCTGGCCAATGATGCCGAGGGTGTGTTGGTGGGCATGGATGTGAGTTTCTCTGGCTTTCCTATTGGCCGCGTCAGCCGCATCGAACTCAATGAAGAAGGCAAGGCCAGAGTCATCGTCGCGGTGGCGCAAAAAGATGCACACTGGTTGCGTAGCTCCAGCATTTTTACCATGGAGCGCGGTCTGGTTGGCGCGACTCGTTTGCGCGCTTTTAGCGGCATCTTGAGTGATCCGCCCCTGGAAGACGGTGCGGTGCGCACTTTGCTGGTGGGCGACGCCGCCGCCGAAATTCCCTTGATGATGGGCGCGATCAAGCAGTTGCTGCAAAATCTGAATCAACTCAGCGCCACCGATTCGGCACTCGATCTAAGCCTGCGTAATCTCAGTAGCCTGAGTGGAAAAATGGCAGGCAAAGACGGCGCGCTAGCAGCCTTGCTCGGCAGCGATGAGAACGCTAAAAAAATCTATCTGATGTTAGATAGAGCAAATAAATTGCTGGCCAGCATGGACACGCTGGCGCTGAAAACCGACAGCCAGGTATTTGGAAAAAATGGCGCCTTGCCCGAAGCCCAGCTAGCCTTAGCCCAGCTCACAGGCTTACTCAACGAGGCCAGAGTCAGTCTGAAAAAAGTCGATGCGGTTTTGCTAGAGGCACAGGCCATCGGTGCCAACGTCAAAGTCGCCACCACTGATCTGGGACCCTTGCGCGCTGAGCTAGAGAGCAATTTACGCAAGCTAGAACAACTGGTCAACGAGATCAATCGTAAGTGGCCTTTCAAGCGCGAAGCGGAGATCAAACTACCATGA
- a CDS encoding HBL/NHE enterotoxin family protein, translating into MSSQAKRFTPFQTMPASQPMSAGGLRLVSNNMLAANVSGTIPIEQQLADAFNASNNVVAYVSGIVGTTLPVITTPPSWYSSFQTAFSDAQIHANAWYPIATSLVSIPNNIVAYGIVFNSSMSTINSLITVLQADPTNTQAIAALKSTLQSMRSSVKGYSQAAVSLQTQITTFANNLTADATIMQTASTSAMSQAGVDQGKIAELEVHVAQLRSKISTWQTVLTASAIAAGVAFWAGAVIAIFSFGFGLAFGIVGAAAGITMMIVADNQIKVLSSQVTGHISDMGVLTQEVAALKLLSGQLDTLITQSAAASAQIALITSAWSALEQDLTSVITDLSNAETDVSNMNLTQLQTDLNTSNTDWQTLIGICTVVAGIKFNQATPVSANLTA; encoded by the coding sequence ATGAGTAGCCAAGCAAAACGCTTTACCCCATTTCAAACTATGCCTGCGAGCCAGCCTATGAGTGCCGGAGGTTTGCGTCTGGTGTCGAATAACATGCTTGCCGCCAATGTCAGCGGCACTATCCCGATTGAGCAACAATTAGCCGACGCCTTTAACGCCAGCAACAACGTGGTCGCCTACGTCTCTGGCATCGTTGGCACGACTTTACCGGTGATCACCACGCCGCCTAGTTGGTACAGCAGTTTCCAGACCGCATTTAGCGACGCGCAAATTCATGCCAATGCCTGGTATCCGATTGCCACCAGTCTGGTTAGCATCCCAAATAATATCGTCGCTTACGGCATCGTCTTTAATAGCAGTATGAGTACCATCAATAGTTTGATTACCGTGCTGCAAGCGGACCCCACCAATACCCAGGCCATCGCGGCATTAAAGAGCACCCTGCAGAGCATGCGTTCTTCCGTCAAGGGCTACTCGCAAGCGGCGGTGAGTTTGCAGACACAGATCACCACGTTCGCCAATAATCTGACTGCCGACGCCACGATTATGCAAACCGCATCGACCAGCGCGATGTCGCAGGCAGGCGTTGATCAGGGCAAAATTGCTGAGCTTGAGGTTCACGTTGCGCAATTGCGCTCAAAAATTTCGACCTGGCAAACCGTACTGACCGCATCGGCCATCGCCGCTGGCGTGGCTTTCTGGGCCGGTGCCGTCATTGCGATTTTTTCGTTTGGCTTTGGGCTGGCATTTGGTATTGTCGGTGCCGCGGCAGGCATTACGATGATGATCGTTGCCGACAATCAGATCAAGGTATTGAGCTCACAAGTGACTGGCCACATTTCGGATATGGGCGTGTTGACGCAAGAAGTCGCGGCCTTAAAACTATTGAGCGGACAACTCGATACCTTGATCACACAATCGGCTGCAGCCAGTGCGCAAATCGCCTTAATCACCAGCGCCTGGAGCGCCTTAGAGCAAGATCTGACCTCAGTCATCACAGATCTCTCCAATGCCGAGACCGATGTGTCGAACATGAATTTGACGCAACTACAAACCGACCTGAATACTTCGAATACCGATTGGCAAACCTTGATCGGGATTTGCACTGTGGTGGCGGGTATAAAATTTAATCAGGCAACACCAGTGAGCGCAAATCTCACTGCTTAA
- a CDS encoding IS3 family transposase (programmed frameshift): MKRIRYTAEQREWAVQQMMPPLNRAVVELAKATGITTVTLRVWQNVAREEGRIVPGDGKQSDRWSSTDKFRIVLEAAALSEVELSAYCRTKGVYPEQVTQWRLACEQANGQLVQTKPDASQTKRIGELERALKKKDAELAESAALLVLRKKAEAIWGRGKGRMIKAPDRLEALTLINEAVAAGARQDLACDMLGLSVRTLQRWRHSPQDRRPDTMHQCPANKLNQAEREALLAAANCAEYASMTPHQIVPKLADKGIYLASESTFYRVMKAANQGQRRGRSKSPQKRPLTTHQADGPNQVWCWDITWLPSTVKGRFFYWYMMKDIYSRKLVVNEVHENESSEHASHLLWRGCLREQIAGKPLVLHSDNGTAMKGANMLSAMYDLGVVPSFSRPRVSNDNAYAEALFRTAKYCPQWPERPFDTLEEARLWVHEFVKWYNEEHCHSGLKYVTPDQRHRGQASVLLQQRAQVYQLARKKNPRRWSGETRDWTLGSTVYLNPERAQMQEKDYMKAA, encoded by the exons ATGAAACGTATTCGATATACAGCAGAACAAAGGGAATGGGCGGTTCAACAAATGATGCCCCCGTTAAACCGAGCAGTGGTGGAATTAGCAAAGGCCACGGGAATTACTACAGTGACGCTACGTGTTTGGCAGAACGTGGCGCGTGAGGAAGGAAGAATTGTGCCTGGAGATGGTAAACAAAGTGATCGCTGGTCCAGCACGGACAAATTTCGCATCGTGCTAGAGGCTGCAGCACTAAGTGAAGTAGAGCTATCGGCGTATTGCAGAACCAAAGGCGTCTATCCAGAACAAGTGACGCAATGGCGTTTAGCCTGCGAGCAGGCCAATGGACAATTGGTGCAGACTAAACCAGATGCCTCACAGACAAAACGCATTGGCGAACTGGAACGCGCCTTAAAAAAGAAAGATGCTGAGTTGGCAGAGTCGGCGGCGCTGCTTGTTTTAAGAAAAAAAGCCGAGGCGATCTGGGGGAGGG GAAAAGGACGAATGATCAAAGCCCCAGATCGCCTTGAAGCCCTGACATTGATTAATGAAGCGGTTGCCGCTGGCGCGCGCCAAGACCTTGCTTGCGACATGCTGGGGTTGAGTGTGCGCACCCTACAGCGGTGGCGGCATTCACCACAAGATCGGCGGCCTGATACCATGCATCAGTGTCCTGCAAATAAGCTCAATCAAGCAGAACGTGAGGCATTGTTGGCAGCAGCTAACTGCGCCGAATACGCCAGCATGACGCCGCATCAGATTGTTCCCAAGTTGGCCGACAAAGGAATTTATCTGGCATCGGAATCGACATTTTACCGCGTCATGAAAGCAGCTAATCAAGGACAGCGAAGGGGGCGAAGTAAGAGCCCGCAGAAACGGCCATTGACAACGCATCAAGCAGATGGACCTAACCAAGTGTGGTGCTGGGATATCACCTGGCTACCAAGCACGGTCAAGGGTAGATTCTTTTATTGGTACATGATGAAAGACATCTACAGCCGTAAGCTGGTGGTCAATGAAGTGCATGAAAACGAATCGTCAGAACATGCCAGTCACTTGTTGTGGCGCGGTTGTTTGCGTGAACAAATAGCCGGCAAACCACTGGTGCTGCATTCCGACAATGGCACGGCTATGAAAGGGGCGAACATGCTCTCCGCCATGTACGATCTTGGTGTGGTTCCGTCTTTTAGCCGACCACGTGTCAGCAACGATAACGCCTACGCCGAAGCATTATTTCGTACTGCGAAGTATTGCCCGCAGTGGCCAGAACGGCCATTCGACACCTTGGAAGAAGCGCGTCTCTGGGTACATGAATTCGTCAAATGGTATAACGAAGAACATTGCCATAGCGGCTTGAAATACGTCACTCCAGATCAGCGCCATCGTGGGCAAGCAAGTGTGTTACTTCAGCAGCGTGCACAGGTCTATCAACTAGCCCGTAAAAAAAATCCTCGACGCTGGTCTGGAGAAACGAGAGATTGGACATTAGGCAGTACTGTCTACTTGAATCCTGAACGAGCTCAGATGCAAGAGAAAGATTATATGAAAGCAGCTTAA